The Deinococcus planocerae genome includes a region encoding these proteins:
- the ilvD gene encoding dihydroxy-acid dehydratase — translation MTDTTAKKKLNWNSHHVTQGDERAPNRAMLRAVGFGDGDFDKAIIGVAHAQSNITPCNNGLGELAGHITDAIREGGAMPQVYGTITVSDGISMGTEGMKCSLVSREVIADSIETVSRGQSHDGVIVVGGCDKNMPGAMIGIARLNIPAVFVYGGTIKPGHYDGKDLTIVSVFEAVGAFGAGKISREDFEQIEKRACPGNGSCGGMYTANTMSSAFEAMGMSLPYSSTMSAVDAEKATSSADSARALIRLIERDIRPRDILTKEAFENAITVIMAVGGSTNAVLHLMAIAHACDIDLSLADFERIRERTPVFCDLKPSGKYVATDLHEVGGIPRVMKMLLKAGLLHGDCLTVTGKTVAENLADEPETPDEGQDVIHPFEEPIYQQGHLAILRGNLAPQGSVAKISGLKSIKITGPARVFDSEEECMAAIMGDQIRAGDVLVIRYEGPKGGPGMREMLSPTSAIIGKGLGDSVGLITDGRFSGGTFGLVVGHVAPEAFVGGPIALVQEGDTIELDAETLRLTLHVDEEELERRRSAWVAPEPRYKRGVLAKYARLVSSAAVGAYTD, via the coding sequence ATGACGGACACCACGGCGAAGAAGAAGCTGAACTGGAACAGCCACCACGTCACGCAGGGGGACGAGCGCGCCCCCAACCGGGCGATGCTGCGCGCCGTGGGCTTCGGGGACGGCGACTTCGACAAGGCGATCATCGGCGTGGCGCACGCGCAGAGCAACATCACGCCGTGCAACAACGGGCTGGGCGAGCTGGCCGGGCACATCACCGACGCGATCCGCGAGGGCGGGGCGATGCCGCAGGTGTACGGCACGATCACGGTGTCCGACGGCATCAGCATGGGCACCGAGGGGATGAAGTGCTCGCTCGTCAGCCGCGAGGTGATCGCCGACTCCATCGAGACCGTCAGCCGGGGCCAGTCGCACGACGGCGTGATCGTGGTGGGCGGCTGCGACAAGAACATGCCCGGCGCGATGATCGGCATCGCCCGCCTGAACATCCCCGCCGTCTTTGTCTACGGCGGCACCATCAAACCCGGGCACTACGACGGCAAGGACCTCACCATCGTCTCGGTCTTCGAGGCCGTGGGCGCTTTCGGTGCGGGCAAGATCAGCCGTGAGGACTTCGAGCAGATCGAGAAGCGCGCCTGCCCCGGCAACGGTTCGTGCGGCGGCATGTACACGGCGAACACGATGTCCTCGGCCTTCGAGGCGATGGGCATGAGCCTCCCGTACTCCTCCACGATGAGCGCGGTGGACGCGGAGAAGGCGACCTCCTCCGCCGACTCCGCCCGTGCCCTGATCCGGCTGATCGAGCGCGACATCCGCCCGCGCGACATCCTGACCAAGGAAGCCTTCGAGAACGCGATCACCGTGATCATGGCGGTCGGCGGCTCCACCAACGCCGTGCTGCACCTGATGGCGATTGCGCACGCCTGCGACATAGACCTTTCGCTTGCGGACTTCGAGCGCATCCGCGAGCGCACGCCGGTGTTCTGCGATCTCAAGCCCAGCGGAAAGTACGTGGCGACCGACCTGCACGAGGTGGGCGGCATCCCGCGCGTGATGAAGATGCTGCTGAAGGCCGGTCTTCTGCACGGCGACTGCCTGACGGTGACGGGGAAGACGGTCGCCGAGAACCTGGCGGACGAGCCGGAGACGCCCGACGAGGGGCAGGACGTGATTCACCCCTTCGAGGAGCCGATCTATCAGCAGGGGCACCTCGCCATCCTGCGGGGGAATCTCGCGCCCCAGGGCTCGGTCGCCAAGATCAGCGGCCTGAAGAGCATCAAGATTACCGGCCCGGCGCGTGTGTTCGACTCGGAGGAGGAGTGCATGGCGGCGATCATGGGCGACCAGATCAGGGCCGGGGACGTGCTCGTGATCCGCTACGAGGGGCCCAAGGGCGGCCCGGGGATGCGCGAGATGCTCTCGCCCACCAGCGCGATCATCGGCAAGGGGCTGGGCGACAGCGTGGGCCTGATCACCGACGGGCGCTTCTCGGGCGGCACCTTCGGGCTGGTCGTGGGGCACGTCGCCCCCGAGGCGTTTGTGGGCGGCCCCATCGCGCTCGTGCAGGAGGGCGATACCATTGAGCTGGACGCGGAGACGCTGCGACTCACCCTGCACGTGGACGAGGAGGAACTGGAGCGGCGGCGCTCGGCGTGGGTGGCGCCCGAGCCCCGCTACAAGCGCGGCGTGCTGGCGAAGTACGCGCGGCTGGTGAGCAGCGCGGCGGTGGGGGCGTACACGGACTGA